The nucleotide sequence GGTTAAAGGAACAAGGGATTAGTATTGCACTAGATGACTTTGGTACAGGTTTTTCATCGTTAAGCTATTTACAAAAACTGCCTTTAGACCGATTAAAAGTCGATCGTTCTTTTGTTAATGATATTGCAGAACCCGGTGGTTCAATTATCGCTGATACGATTATTAACCTCGGTAAACAGATGAATTTGAAGGTTATTGCTGAAGGCATTGAGACTATCGAACAAGAGCAGCAATTAATAGCGTTGGGCTGTGACGAAGTTCAAGGCTTTTACTATGCTAAGCCTATGCCTGCTGATGAATTCTTTGCTTGTTTAGAAAAAAGAAACCGATAAAGTTATCGGTTTCCTTTTTTTTATATGACTTGAAAATTTCTTTTGAAATATTACTAAAGCACTTGTTCTACAAGTGCTTTTTCTTTTTTACGAAACTCAACATTTAACTTAGGCGCGTAAGGCATAAATACGGTTAATAATAACGAGCAGCAAGCAAAACCCGCCCCAATGTAAAATACCCATGAAGCATTTATTATCCAAACAATACCGAGTAACGCAGGGATAACCACAGCGGCAATATGATTAATCGAAAAACTAACCCCTGCACTTGCCGCAATATCTTCTGGTAAGGCAATTTTTTGAAAATAGGTTTTTATCGCAATAGCTAGCGCGAAAAATAAGTGGTCAATGACATAAAGTACAGCAGCAATATTGGCGTTCTCAACCAAGCCATAAAGAATAAACAGTATAGTCAATCCAATATATTCAAACCTCAAAACGCTTCGCTCACTAACTCGGCCAATAAATTGCCCAATTTTTGCCGCAAATAACCAGTTAAAAACGTAGTTAATCAGAAATAATGCGCTGACATCGGCTACGCTATAGTGGAATTTTTCGACCATTAAAAAGCCTGCGAATACGACAAAAATTTGCCTACGAGCGCCACTGAAAAATGTTAAGGCATAAAATAGTAAATAGCGTTTACGTAATATTAATCGACGAGATTGCTCTGTCGGCGGTACGAAGTGAGGAAAGGTAAATGCTAGAACAAGGGTAAACACTAAGGCAATGCCACCAAAGAGTAAATATGTTGATTGATAGCTCCAAGAAAACTGCTCCATCAATAGCCAAATACTAGAAAAGGCGAGTAAAGAGGCGATTGATTTTATAGATAAAATTCGACCTAGAAAATGCGCGGTTTTTTCTTTACTGACCCACTGTAAGGTCAATGACTGATTAACAGTTTCAAAATAATGAAAACCAACGGACATAATAATGGTGGTTAGATATAAGCCTATGACCGATGGAAATAAGCCTGATGCCGCAACTCCTACACTGGTTAATCCTAGCGCGATTAAGGCAAGCTTTTGTTCTTTAATAAACAACAAAACATAAATAACAGTGAAAGCGAGAAATCCAGGAACTTCTCTTAGGCTTTGCAGTATGCCAATTTCTACGCCCGTAAAACTGGCTTTTTCAACGACAAAATTATTCAACAATGCCATCCAAACTGAAAAAACTAAAGGCATAATAAATGCCATGGCAAGTAGTAGGTTTTCTGGGGTGCGTAATTTAGCGGGTAATGACATTATAAATCCAACGGTGTGGTGTTGACAGTGACACACTATTGTAAGTTAATTGTCTGTAAAATACACGACGAATGAAATCACTATTCCTGAGGGATTTATGAATATTAATGAATTAGCTAAGCAAAATTATGACTGGGTTGAGCGTATGGGCTGGCACAATAAAACCACGCTAGAAGCCTTAGCTTTAGTTGCTTCTGAAGTCGGTGAGGCGATAAATGAATGTCGTGGTGAAAAACCAACAGATGACTTTGGTGAAGAGCTAGCGGATATTGTCCTACGAGTGTTAGATATTGCGCATTGGCAGGGTATTGATATGGAGCAAGCATTGTTAGATAAAATGAAGATTAATGAACAAAGAGGCACTCGTGGTCGTGTTAAATAAAGCCTTCATAAAATATGCTCATGTCATTACAAGTGAATTAACTGAATTGAATTAACCTAACTTAACCAAATTCACTCACTTGTAATCGCTAGGCTTAAGTTATGCTCATTGTTAGGCACTGTTCAGCGTTCAGCTCGTTCAGTTGCGAAAAACACCGTGGCAGTACAACCAGCGAGTTCATTATTGCTGATAGTAAACTCACAATTGTATTGTTGGCATATATCCCTGACAAGCAATAGTCCGAGACCGTAACCTTTATTACTGTTGTTTTTCTGTAAGCCGTTACCAGTGTCAATTATCCGTAAGTGCTGGCTACCCGCTTCAATAATTATTTTTCCGCTATCAGTATAAGCGAAAGCATTTTTAACTAAGTTGCCAAGGAGAATATGAAAAGCGGCGGAAGGCATTTTAATTTCAGGCTCTGCGATTAAATCGAGTTGCCAGTAAATTTTTTTGTTGAGTATTAAGTTTGTATGTTCTTCTATTAACATGGAAAGTTCACCAGCGGATACTTTTCTTACTTTTAATGCTAATTCATCGATGGGTTTAGTCAAATTTAACAAGGTTTCAATGAATTCATTCATATCATTACTTGCCTTGAAAAGTCTTTGTCGTTGCTTTTCAATAAAGTCTTTATCATCCGACTCACCGAGTAAGGTGGTTGCACCATGGATCACCGTTAATGGCGTTCTAAGCTCATGACTAGCATATCGATTAAAAGCTCGTTCTCGCTCAATCAAATTTTGAATACGTTTTTGATAAGCATTAAAGGTTTCTACCATACCCACAAGTTCGCTGGTTTGAGTACCATGAGGAAGCGAAATAGGTGATAAGTCAGTCGAACTTTTGTTCGCTAAAATTTTAGCGAAAGTTGAAATAGGGCGAGTCAGTTTATCCGCGATGGTTAATACGACCGTTAAGCTAATTAGTAACAGCGTGAAGGAGGTAATAAATTGCTTTGATAGGCTATTAAAAAGCTGTTCTTCACTCATTTCATATAAGGTATTGTTTAGTGTGATCAATACATCAATCAACTTGTCATTAATAACTAATTTCTTCTTCATAATGAAATAAGTTTCAATATCGGCAGGGGTCGTAACTTCAATGGCAATGTCGTAAGGGATAAGCGCAGGATCTGGGAATATTTTTGGCAAAGCTGTAAAATCAAAATAAACTATCGGGCTAGGATCTGCTTTGGTATTACCTTGTGTAATAACTTCGCTATAAGGCCGTTTGATCTTATCAGGAGTTACAAACAGTTTTTCTGAATGTTCGGCAATATTGAGTAATTTGTTTTTTGCATAAATATACTCTAAATCCTCAGTGGTAAACTCAAACACTGAAGCATGAATAATGATAATTGCAGCGGCGACAATTGAAAAGTATAAAAAGGTTAAGCGCTTTGCTGAGTGGAATATATTCATAAGCTTTTTTACTGAACTTCAAGTTTTAATTGATAGCCGACTTTAGGGATCGTATGGAGATAGGCATGCTTAAATGGTTTATCTATTTGACTACGCAATTGATAAATATGATGGCGTAAAACATCTTCTTCTGGGATGTCATCTTGCCAAACTTGATTGAGTATTTCTTCTCTGGTCGCAATTTCTGGTGCTCGAAGCATTAAGGTTTTCATAATAGTAAATAATGTTTGGTTAAGTTGAAAAACACATTCATTACGAGTCAGTGTTCTATTCGTTAGGTCGAGTGTTAAGTTCGAAAAAGTCAGTGATTTTTTTGTCATATTACCGGTGTTTCGTTGATGCAAGGCATTCAGCCGAGCAGCCAAAATATGTAAATCAAAAGGCTTAACTAAGTAATCATCAGCACCTTTTTCAAAGCCATCAAGCATGTCTTGGCTGCTGTCTCTAGCCGTTAACATTAATATTGGTGTATCCACCCCTTGTGTTCGTAATTTTTGACAAACACTGAAACCATCTAAGTAAGGTAGCATTACGTCGAGAATTATCACGTCATAATGATTACTGCTAGCAAGTTCAAAGCCTTGTTGACCGTCTCTTGCGTAATCTAGTTGAAAACCTTTAATTTCAAAGAAATCAAAAATAACACCAGCAATTTCTTGGTGATCTTCTACTAACAATATTTTCATGAACAATATTTACCATAAATACCTATAACTGAGCTTTTAGACATATATATTCTAATTAGTTCGATGTAGAAAAAATGTCAGGCACTTTTTTACGACATTTGCCTAGATACACTCCTGCGCTATGGGGTTGAGTAAAGATTTATTCAGCTATTTACCTTTGCGCTTTAGGAGTGTTCTTTGATTCATCTAACCGGTAAAAATTTTCGACTGCCAGCAATAAAATTGACCGCTAACCAACTGCTATTGTTGACCAGTCTTTATTTCACCTTGATATTAAACCAACCATTCTTATCGGGCTTTATAGGCGCAATTATTAAATTACCACAGTATCAAACCCTTTTTTTACTATCAGTACCCTTTTTACTGTTTGGTTTAATGACGTTGCTACTCTCTATTTTTTCAATACGTTATTTAATGAAACCTGTGTTTATTGTGCTAACGCTAGTTTCAACGTTAGTGTTTTATGGCACCTTAAACTATGGAGTAGTTTTTGACTACGGCATGATTCAAAACTCGGTTGAAAGCCATAGTGCGGAAGCTATGTCATACCTTAATGCGGAACTATTAATGTTCTTTCTAGCTTTTGGTGTTTTACCTAGCTTGTTTATCTACCATGTTAAAATCAATTACCAGTCATTCCCAAAAGAGTTGTACCAACGCGCTAAGTTGAGTGCACTTACGTTGTCATCGGTTTGCCTTATTGCTTATGTTTTTTATCCAAGTTATTCAGCAGTTGCACGTAACAATAGTCACCTGACTAAGTATATAGTGCCTTCACAATATCTCAGCAGTGGCTATAAATTTGCTCGTGATAGCTTATTTTATAGTGATACCACATTTACTATTATTGATGCTAAACCTACATTAGTGATGAGTGAGCCAGAAGTTAAAAGGGTGACGGTAATGGTTGTGGGTGAAACAGCACGAGCAAAAAGCTTTTCTTATAATGGTTATAGCAAAGCGACTAATCAGTTTACTCAGCCTTATAATATTATTTCATTTCAAGATATGCAGTCATGTGGCACGGCGACAGCCGTTTCAGTGCCTTGTATGTTCTCCTCCCTAACACGAGATGATTTTGATCGCCGTGTTGCTGACAATCAGCAAAACTTACTAGACTTAGTTGATCTGGCTGGCGTTGATGTCCTTTGGATCGACAACAATGGCTGTAAAGGTGTTTGTGCTCGTGTACCAACGATTAAAATAGATGCTAACCAAGATGACCCTTTGTGTGATGGCGAATATTGCCAGGATGGCATTTTACTTAAGCCGTTAGCTGATAAACTTAATAACTTAACGGCGCCATCCACGCTTATCGTTTTACATATGATGGGCTCGCATGGCCCAACATACTACAAACGCTATCCAGAAAATCATACCGTTTTTGAACCTGAATGCGCGCGCAGTGACATTCAAAACTGTTCGTCAGAGCAATTGTTAAATACTTACGACAATACCATTGCTTATACTGATTTTGTTTTATCGAAGGTCATTGAAAATCTAGCGGCATTACCTGAAAATATTGCTACATCTATGCTCTATGTTTCTGATCATGGCGAGTCGCTAGGAGAATCAGGCGCTTACCTTCATGGTTTTCCTTATGCGCTATCTCCAGAAGAGCAGCGTGCTATCCCTTTGTTAGTTTGGCTCCCTAAGCAGGAATCAAAACAACAGTGTTTGCAAAATATAGCAAGCACACAAGACTTTAATCATGATTACATCTTTCATAGCATGTTAGGTTTGTTATCGGTACAAAGCACTCGCTATCAGCAACCACTAGATATTTTTTCACAGTGCTCATCACCCTTAAATGACCCAGAATTGCAATTGTCAAAAACTGAAGAGGCTAAATAATGTTTGATCCTAAGAATAAAAAGCAGGGAATTAGTCGAGTACTATCAGCCAGCAAAAACACTTGTAGAGGCTTGGTGTGGATGACAAGGAACGAAGCGGCATTTCAACAAGAGTTAGCTGTAAGTTTGATTTTAACATTTGTAAGTTTCATGCTCGATGTGACTGTTATTGAACAAGCAATATTGATTATTGCTTTATTGTTCGTGCTGTTCACTGAAACCATTAACACCGCCATTGAAGCCGTGGTTGACCGCATTGGTTACGAACATCATCAATTATCAGGTTTAGCGAAAGATTTAGCATCGGCAGCGGTCTTTATTAGCATGATAATCGCCATTATTATCTGGGGCGTGGTATTGGCTGATTAATTAATGTTTAATAAGTTAAATACTGAGGTACGTAAAGCTCTAATTGCTAACGATAAGGCTCACATATAATTAACTTTTCAAGGTGATCATTTAATTATAGTTTGCTGACAGCTTAATAACTTGATTGCTTAAAGTGAGTAACTATTGTTTTGATTAAAGGTGCTTTTTTGTGAAAGTTGATATTATCGACTATAACCTTATAGGTTTAGTTACCGAATGGGCGTTTTAGTGTCATGTTTTTTGCGATTAATATGGCTTACGCTGCGATTAGCATGTCGTGCTTACTACTAGTAAAATAATGGTTAGATAATGATTAATTATCCAATAATATTACGAAAGGTTATTAATTGGTTTTTCCCCTTTGTGCTACTGCTTAGTAGTCATTTTTCCGTTGGCGATACGGTAACTGTTTGGGGAGAATTTCATCCGCCATTGAACGGATATCCAGATGATAACAACCCCGGTTTTATGATAGAGATTGCTGAAGCTATTCTGAAAAAAAATGGTCATAAGATCGATTATATTCTAGGGCCTAGAGAGCGCGGGGTTCGAATGGTACTATCTGGTGAGATTGATTGTGTTGTAAACGCTAAGATTAAAGATCATAGTTTTCTTACGTTTCCTGAAGAGCCGTGGGGATATCATGCGGCAACTCTTTTCGCTTTGCCAGAATCAACCTTTAAATATCATGACGTAACACAATTAGAAAAAATAAAGTTGGGTGCTATTGCAGGCATGAGATACGACAATGGTCCTTTGGATGACTATCTAAAGAAAAAGAACATAAATGTGTCATTTTCATATGGTGATGACGCCATGAACAAGCAAGTTAAAAAACTAATGGCGGGTAGAACTGATGTGTTGGTTTCTTGTCCTTTGCTTATGCGAGGGCAGCTTGAGTCTATGAAGTTTCCTGAGCATGTATTTAAATCAGTAGGAGAAGTAAAGCCTTTCGTTGGTATGTACTTTGCCTGTGGCAGTACTAGCGATAAAACAAAAAACATTATAAAAAGTATCAATAAGGCTATACCTATTATGAGAGAGAGTGGTGAACTAAAGACTATTCTTGATAAATACGGTGAAGTTGACTGGGTTGGTATATATCAATCACTTGATTTTGCTCATTAAAAAATATTAAATGCTCAAAAAAGCTAATAAACATTTACCCCATTATTGTATTTTTGCTTTACTTCCTCGCGTGTTTTTTATCAAGTCTTTAGAGTAATACCGCTAGCCTTAGGCGGCCAACAGTAAGCTAATTCACTTTAGCTAACTGCTTCAATGAATAGCGGATAAGCATAATCGTTATTCTCGAAAACCAAAGTATTACTCCTTGTAGCCATATAACGCTGAGTAGATTGAAAATAAGGTATATAAGTGAAAATAATTCTCGGTAGTCATCAGGCGCTATATTCGTTGAATATCGGCATATCAGCTGGAATCAACAGGGCGATATAATAGTAAATTATAATTGTTTCGCATTGGTGAAATGTTAGCTTATCATTCTATGTCTTTTCGTGTTTTTATTTTTATTTTTGATTTAAGTTGCTGATAAAAATAAAAATGTTGTTTTTGTTGTTGAACGATAACTTGAAAACTACCCAATAAAATATTAATACCAACAAGTCATAGCCATTACCAATTTAAACAAAAAACAACATTAATACACCTAATTAAAACACTTGTTTAAAAAGATTTGCTTTCAATCATTTTTCAAGGCAAACTCATTGGCACTTTATTTCTTTTACTTATTTGTTATACCTAATGAGTAAGCTAAATATTCACACGCTTGGTAGTAATCTATGATTACGCATTACCAGTCAATCGATCCATGAAAAGTCAGGAGAGTAGGCATGTTATTTCAAGGCAAAAGCCTTTCTGCCCAATTGTTAGATGACGGCATTGTCGAATTTAAATTCGATGCGCAAGGTTCAGTTAACAAGTTTGATCAGGCAACATTTAAAGAATATATCGCAGTAGTTGATGCGATTAATAATTGCAGTGAAGCTAAAGGGGTACTTGTTACTTCTGGTAAGTCTTCTTTCATCGTTGGTGCAGATATCACTGAATTTTTAGAGATATTTAAAAAGCCTGAAGATGAACTAATGCCTTGGATAAAACAAGGTTCTGATGTTTTTGACTCATTTGAAGATATTAACCTACCAACAGTTGTTGCCATTAATGGTTTCGCTTTAGGTGGCGGTTGTGAAATGAGCTTAGCTTGTGATTATCGTATTGCAGATACGTCGTGTTCAATCGGTTTACCAGAAGTTAAATTGGGTTTAATACCTGGTTTTGGTGGCACCGTGCGTTTACCACGTGTTATTGGTGCTGATAATGCTGTTGAGTGGATGTCGACAGGTAAAGCGTTTAGAGCTGAACAAGCAATGGCTGTAGGCTTACTTGACGCTGTAGTTGCTCCAGAGCATTTACGTGAAGCGGCATTAAAAATGTTAAACCAAGCGATTGCTGGCAAATTAGATTGGCGCGCAAAACGTCAACCTAAACTAGAAGCATTAAAGCTTTCTCCAGTAGAAGCTATTATGACCTTCAATACCTGTAAAGGTATGATCGCAGCTAAAGCGGGTAAGCATTACCCTGCACCTATGGTGATGGTTAAAACGATTGAAGCTGCAGCAGGTTTAGGCCGTGCAGGCGCAATGGCTTTAGAAAATGCAGGATTTGCGAAATTAGCGAAAACTGATGCTGCTACTGCACAAATTGGCTTGTTTATGGCTGACCAAGTAGTAAAAGGCAAGGCGAAAAAAGCCGGCAAGCAAGCAACTAAAGCGGTTAATAAAGCAGCTGTGTTGGGTGCAGGTATTATGGGCGGCGGTATTGCATACCAGTCTGCTTATAAAGGCACGCCAATTATCATGAAAGATATTAATGACCAAGCACTTGATTTAGGTCTTACTACGGCAGCGGGTATTTTAACTAAACAAGTTGAACGTGGCCGCATGACAGCGAAAAAAATGGCTGGCGTGTTAAATAACATCACACCATCATTAAGCTACGACAGCGTTAAAGATGTTGATATTGTTGTTGAAGCTGTAGTAGAAAATCCAAAAGTTAAAGCAATGGTTTTAGCTGAAGTTGAAAGCTATGTTAGCGATGACGCTATTGTGACTTCAAACACTTCAACTATTTCAATTGATTTACTCGCGACAAGCTTAAAGCGTAAAGACAAATTTTGTGGCATGCATTTCTTCAACCCGGTAAACAAAATGCCACTAGTTGAAGTTATTCGTGGTAAAGAAACTTCTGATGAAACCGTTGCTGCTGTTGTAGCCTATGCGGCGAAAATGGGTAAATCACCTATCGTCGTTAACGACTGTCCTGGTTTTTATATCAACCGTGTTTTATTCCCATACTTTGCTGGCTTTAGCCAATTAGTACTTGAAGGTGCTGATTTTGTTGCTGTTGATAAAGTCATGGAAAAACAATTTGGTTGGCCT is from Colwellia sp. Arc7-635 and encodes:
- a CDS encoding response regulator transcription factor — translated: MKILLVEDHQEIAGVIFDFFEIKGFQLDYARDGQQGFELASSNHYDVIILDVMLPYLDGFSVCQKLRTQGVDTPILMLTARDSSQDMLDGFEKGADDYLVKPFDLHILAARLNALHQRNTGNMTKKSLTFSNLTLDLTNRTLTRNECVFQLNQTLFTIMKTLMLRAPEIATREEILNQVWQDDIPEEDVLRHHIYQLRSQIDKPFKHAYLHTIPKVGYQLKLEVQ
- a CDS encoding phosphoethanolamine--lipid A transferase, with amino-acid sequence MIHLTGKNFRLPAIKLTANQLLLLTSLYFTLILNQPFLSGFIGAIIKLPQYQTLFLLSVPFLLFGLMTLLLSIFSIRYLMKPVFIVLTLVSTLVFYGTLNYGVVFDYGMIQNSVESHSAEAMSYLNAELLMFFLAFGVLPSLFIYHVKINYQSFPKELYQRAKLSALTLSSVCLIAYVFYPSYSAVARNNSHLTKYIVPSQYLSSGYKFARDSLFYSDTTFTIIDAKPTLVMSEPEVKRVTVMVVGETARAKSFSYNGYSKATNQFTQPYNIISFQDMQSCGTATAVSVPCMFSSLTRDDFDRRVADNQQNLLDLVDLAGVDVLWIDNNGCKGVCARVPTIKIDANQDDPLCDGEYCQDGILLKPLADKLNNLTAPSTLIVLHMMGSHGPTYYKRYPENHTVFEPECARSDIQNCSSEQLLNTYDNTIAYTDFVLSKVIENLAALPENIATSMLYVSDHGESLGESGAYLHGFPYALSPEEQRAIPLLVWLPKQESKQQCLQNIASTQDFNHDYIFHSMLGLLSVQSTRYQQPLDIFSQCSSPLNDPELQLSKTEEAK
- a CDS encoding diacylglycerol kinase; translation: MFDPKNKKQGISRVLSASKNTCRGLVWMTRNEAAFQQELAVSLILTFVSFMLDVTVIEQAILIIALLFVLFTETINTAIEAVVDRIGYEHHQLSGLAKDLASAAVFISMIIAIIIWGVVLAD
- a CDS encoding MazG nucleotide pyrophosphohydrolase domain-containing protein; its protein translation is MNINELAKQNYDWVERMGWHNKTTLEALALVASEVGEAINECRGEKPTDDFGEELADIVLRVLDIAHWQGIDMEQALLDKMKINEQRGTRGRVK
- a CDS encoding MFS transporter; this translates as MSLPAKLRTPENLLLAMAFIMPLVFSVWMALLNNFVVEKASFTGVEIGILQSLREVPGFLAFTVIYVLLFIKEQKLALIALGLTSVGVAASGLFPSVIGLYLTTIIMSVGFHYFETVNQSLTLQWVSKEKTAHFLGRILSIKSIASLLAFSSIWLLMEQFSWSYQSTYLLFGGIALVFTLVLAFTFPHFVPPTEQSRRLILRKRYLLFYALTFFSGARRQIFVVFAGFLMVEKFHYSVADVSALFLINYVFNWLFAAKIGQFIGRVSERSVLRFEYIGLTILFILYGLVENANIAAVLYVIDHLFFALAIAIKTYFQKIALPEDIAASAGVSFSINHIAAVVIPALLGIVWIINASWVFYIGAGFACCSLLLTVFMPYAPKLNVEFRKKEKALVEQVL
- a CDS encoding transporter substrate-binding domain-containing protein — translated: MINYPIILRKVINWFFPFVLLLSSHFSVGDTVTVWGEFHPPLNGYPDDNNPGFMIEIAEAILKKNGHKIDYILGPRERGVRMVLSGEIDCVVNAKIKDHSFLTFPEEPWGYHAATLFALPESTFKYHDVTQLEKIKLGAIAGMRYDNGPLDDYLKKKNINVSFSYGDDAMNKQVKKLMAGRTDVLVSCPLLMRGQLESMKFPEHVFKSVGEVKPFVGMYFACGSTSDKTKNIIKSINKAIPIMRESGELKTILDKYGEVDWVGIYQSLDFAH
- a CDS encoding HAMP domain-containing sensor histidine kinase; the encoded protein is MNIFHSAKRLTFLYFSIVAAAIIIIHASVFEFTTEDLEYIYAKNKLLNIAEHSEKLFVTPDKIKRPYSEVITQGNTKADPSPIVYFDFTALPKIFPDPALIPYDIAIEVTTPADIETYFIMKKKLVINDKLIDVLITLNNTLYEMSEEQLFNSLSKQFITSFTLLLISLTVVLTIADKLTRPISTFAKILANKSSTDLSPISLPHGTQTSELVGMVETFNAYQKRIQNLIERERAFNRYASHELRTPLTVIHGATTLLGESDDKDFIEKQRQRLFKASNDMNEFIETLLNLTKPIDELALKVRKVSAGELSMLIEEHTNLILNKKIYWQLDLIAEPEIKMPSAAFHILLGNLVKNAFAYTDSGKIIIEAGSQHLRIIDTGNGLQKNNSNKGYGLGLLLVRDICQQYNCEFTISNNELAGCTATVFFATERAER
- the fadB gene encoding fatty acid oxidation complex subunit alpha FadB, with amino-acid sequence MLFQGKSLSAQLLDDGIVEFKFDAQGSVNKFDQATFKEYIAVVDAINNCSEAKGVLVTSGKSSFIVGADITEFLEIFKKPEDELMPWIKQGSDVFDSFEDINLPTVVAINGFALGGGCEMSLACDYRIADTSCSIGLPEVKLGLIPGFGGTVRLPRVIGADNAVEWMSTGKAFRAEQAMAVGLLDAVVAPEHLREAALKMLNQAIAGKLDWRAKRQPKLEALKLSPVEAIMTFNTCKGMIAAKAGKHYPAPMVMVKTIEAAAGLGRAGAMALENAGFAKLAKTDAATAQIGLFMADQVVKGKAKKAGKQATKAVNKAAVLGAGIMGGGIAYQSAYKGTPIIMKDINDQALDLGLTTAAGILTKQVERGRMTAKKMAGVLNNITPSLSYDSVKDVDIVVEAVVENPKVKAMVLAEVESYVSDDAIVTSNTSTISIDLLATSLKRKDKFCGMHFFNPVNKMPLVEVIRGKETSDETVAAVVAYAAKMGKSPIVVNDCPGFYINRVLFPYFAGFSQLVLEGADFVAVDKVMEKQFGWPMGPAYLLDVVGIDTADHCTGVMSAGFPTRMTKIDNDPVSALYNEKRLGQKNGKGFYDYGKDKRGRPTKVAAQAAYDLFTGVDKKDFTQDETIARLMIPMVNEVVRCLEEGVVDTAAEADMGLIYGLGFPPFRGGPIRYLETLGLDNFIAMADKYAHLGEIYQVTDGMRAMAKSGQSYFTTDVKTA